Proteins encoded together in one Pseudoroseomonas cervicalis window:
- a CDS encoding ArgE/DapE family deacylase — protein MPALDPGVRRAILDAVTALEGESVAALERLVRCPSTLGNEASALEEMAQNYAALGLAPRRVPTVPEQLASHPGFSPPLISYEGRDNVVAVHSPRERKGRSLVLQGHVDVVPEGAAEIWATPPYEPSIRDGRMYGRGAGDMKAGDISNVMAFRALQLAGLQPAAEVQFQSVIEEECTGNGALACMLALPKCDAVIIPEPGPGVEGLYTAEVGVIWAWVTVTGRPVHVRDMQAGVNAIEAAYVISQRFKAYEAEMNRAENIHSAFFGVNHPVNVNFGTVQGGEWNSSVPTRAKIGLRVGIMVGNTAKAVKADIERLVAEAAADERLRGTKVALEFAGFMADPCLFDKESEIVRMVQRHFAEANGRELRDYPASGLTDGRFFELYQSTRVACFGPDADSIHGIDESVGLESFHATTRTIALTMAEWCGVEKA, from the coding sequence ATGCCCGCTCTCGATCCCGGTGTGCGCCGCGCCATCCTCGACGCCGTGACGGCGCTGGAGGGCGAGTCCGTGGCGGCGCTGGAGCGCCTGGTGCGCTGCCCCTCGACGCTCGGCAACGAGGCCTCGGCGCTGGAGGAGATGGCGCAGAACTATGCCGCGCTCGGCCTCGCCCCGCGCCGCGTGCCGACGGTGCCGGAGCAGCTGGCCTCGCATCCCGGCTTCTCGCCGCCGCTGATCTCCTATGAGGGGCGCGACAATGTCGTCGCCGTCCACAGCCCGCGCGAGCGGAAGGGCCGCAGCCTGGTGCTGCAGGGCCATGTCGATGTGGTGCCCGAGGGCGCGGCCGAGATCTGGGCGACGCCGCCCTATGAGCCCTCGATCCGCGATGGCCGCATGTATGGCCGTGGCGCCGGCGACATGAAGGCGGGCGACATCTCCAATGTCATGGCCTTCCGCGCGCTGCAGCTGGCCGGGCTGCAGCCGGCGGCCGAGGTGCAGTTCCAGTCGGTGATCGAGGAGGAATGCACCGGCAATGGCGCGCTGGCCTGCATGCTGGCCCTGCCGAAATGCGACGCCGTCATCATCCCCGAGCCCGGCCCGGGCGTGGAGGGGCTCTACACCGCCGAGGTCGGCGTGATCTGGGCCTGGGTGACGGTGACCGGCCGGCCGGTGCATGTGCGCGACATGCAGGCGGGCGTGAACGCCATCGAGGCGGCCTATGTCATCTCCCAGCGCTTCAAGGCCTATGAGGCGGAGATGAACCGGGCGGAGAACATCCACTCCGCCTTCTTCGGCGTGAACCACCCGGTGAATGTCAATTTCGGCACGGTGCAGGGCGGCGAGTGGAACAGCTCGGTGCCGACCCGCGCCAAGATCGGGCTGCGCGTCGGCATCATGGTCGGCAACACGGCCAAGGCGGTGAAGGCCGATATCGAGCGCCTGGTGGCCGAGGCCGCCGCCGATGAGCGGCTGCGCGGCACCAAGGTCGCGCTGGAATTCGCCGGCTTCATGGCCGATCCCTGCCTCTTCGACAAGGAATCGGAGATTGTGCGCATGGTGCAGCGCCATTTCGCCGAGGCGAATGGCCGCGAGCTGCGCGACTACCCGGCCTCCGGCCTCACCGATGGGCGTTTCTTCGAGCTGTACCAGAGCACGCGCGTCGCCTGCTTCGGCCCGGACGCCGATTCCATCCATGGCATCGACGAGAGCGTCGGGCTGGAGAGCTTCCACGCCACCACGCGCACCATCGCGCTGACCATGGCCGAATGGTGCGGGGTGGAGAAGGCATGA
- a CDS encoding ABC transporter substrate-binding protein, translating to MRVDDALAQGIQPKRGGTLTTIVNPEPPVLHVGVNNQAPTLIVGGKIFQGLLRYDAKLNPMPELAKSWEISPDGLEYTFRLQENVKFHDGRPMTAEDVVFSIMKFHMEVSPRARGVFARIKEGVAVDPHTAKFVLSAPFEPFLLMFDVTVSAIVPKHLFDGQDYRQAPAVSRPVGTGPFKFVEWQRGNFIRLERFEDYWKPGQPYLDAIIYRVVPDSQSRRLALESGQVQLTQSNDIEPFDIPQMRARPNLEVQTTGWEYFGPLMWVELNHRVKPLDDVRVRQALAHAINRDFIAQRLWFGIGKPATGPISSATRFYDASARMPAYNLDAARKLLDEAGLRPNAQGVRFSIKHLSLPYGEVFTRLGEFLKQSLRQVGVDLQLESVDVGSWAQRTANWEFDTTINYLYQYGDPTLGVERSYVSTNIKKILFSNVSGYANPRVDELFTQGRDAADPKQRQEAFSAVQKLLVQEVPLVWLMEMSFPTIHDKKLHNVITSGAGVHASFDDVFLA from the coding sequence ATGCGCGTGGACGACGCGCTGGCGCAGGGCATCCAGCCGAAGCGCGGCGGCACGCTGACCACCATCGTCAATCCCGAGCCGCCGGTGCTGCATGTCGGCGTCAACAACCAGGCGCCGACACTGATCGTCGGCGGCAAGATCTTCCAGGGCCTGCTGCGCTACGACGCGAAGCTGAACCCGATGCCCGAGCTGGCGAAGAGCTGGGAGATCAGCCCCGACGGGCTGGAATACACCTTCCGCCTGCAGGAGAACGTGAAGTTCCATGACGGGCGGCCGATGACGGCCGAGGACGTCGTCTTCTCCATCATGAAGTTCCACATGGAGGTCTCGCCCCGCGCGCGCGGTGTCTTCGCCCGCATCAAGGAGGGCGTGGCGGTGGACCCGCACACGGCGAAGTTCGTGCTCTCCGCGCCCTTCGAGCCCTTCCTGCTGATGTTCGACGTCACCGTCTCGGCCATCGTGCCGAAGCACCTGTTCGACGGGCAGGATTACCGGCAGGCGCCGGCGGTCTCGCGCCCCGTCGGCACCGGGCCGTTCAAATTCGTCGAATGGCAGCGCGGCAATTTCATCCGGCTGGAGCGCTTCGAGGATTACTGGAAGCCGGGCCAGCCCTATCTGGACGCCATCATCTACCGCGTCGTGCCCGACAGCCAGAGCCGCCGCCTGGCGCTGGAATCGGGCCAGGTGCAGCTGACCCAGTCGAACGACATCGAGCCCTTCGACATCCCGCAGATGCGCGCCCGCCCGAATCTCGAGGTGCAGACCACGGGCTGGGAATATTTCGGCCCGCTGATGTGGGTGGAGCTCAACCACCGGGTGAAGCCGCTCGACGATGTGCGCGTGCGCCAGGCGCTGGCGCATGCGATCAATCGCGACTTCATCGCCCAGCGCCTGTGGTTCGGCATCGGCAAGCCGGCGACCGGGCCGATCTCCAGCGCCACGCGCTTCTACGATGCCAGCGCGCGCATGCCGGCCTACAATCTGGACGCCGCCAGGAAGCTGCTGGACGAGGCCGGGCTGCGGCCGAACGCGCAGGGCGTGCGCTTCTCGATCAAGCATCTCAGCCTGCCCTATGGCGAGGTCTTCACCCGCCTCGGCGAATTCCTGAAGCAGTCGCTGCGGCAGGTGGGCGTCGACCTGCAGCTGGAAAGCGTCGATGTCGGCAGCTGGGCGCAGCGCACCGCCAACTGGGAATTCGACACCACCATCAACTATCTCTACCAGTATGGCGACCCGACGCTCGGCGTCGAGCGCAGCTATGTCTCGACCAACATCAAGAAGATCCTGTTCTCCAACGTCTCCGGCTACGCCAATCCGCGGGTGGACGAGCTGTTCACCCAGGGGCGCGACGCCGCCGACCCGAAGCAGCGGCAGGAGGCGTTCAGCGCCGTGCAGAAGCTGCTGGTGCAGGAGGTGCCGCTGGTCTGGCTGATGGAGATGTCCTTCCCCACCATCCATGACAAGAAGCTGCACAACGTCATCACCTCCGGCGCCGGGGTGCATGCCAGCTTCGACGACGTGTTCCTGGCCTGA
- a CDS encoding ABC transporter permease, which yields MELSRLPGFLLGRLVKAAIVILAIVVCNFFLIHAAPGDPASIIAGQSGAADARFLEQLRAQFGLDQPLYVQLWLYLKGVLTLDLGFSHRQQVAVATLLWDRLPATLLLTGAAFLLAITAGVAMGALAARRVGGWGDTIITILALTFYATPLFWVGLMLVLLFSVALEWLPSFGMASVGVELHGVAAVLDVAKHLVLPGLTLGLFYVAVYARLSRATMLEVADQDFVKTARAKGVPEGRILRRHILRNALLPVITFAGIQAGQLIGGSILVETVFAWPGIGRLAFEALLARDYQVLMGVFFCTSVMVVLFNLITDLLYAIVDPRVEVAR from the coding sequence ATGGAGCTGTCGCGGCTGCCCGGCTTCCTGCTGGGCCGTTTGGTGAAGGCGGCGATCGTCATCCTGGCGATCGTCGTCTGCAACTTCTTCCTGATCCACGCCGCCCCCGGCGACCCGGCGAGCATCATCGCCGGGCAGTCGGGCGCGGCCGATGCCCGCTTCCTGGAGCAGCTGCGGGCGCAGTTCGGGCTGGACCAGCCGCTTTATGTGCAGCTCTGGCTCTATCTGAAAGGCGTGCTGACGCTCGATCTCGGCTTCAGCCACCGCCAGCAGGTCGCGGTCGCGACGCTGCTCTGGGACCGGCTGCCGGCGACGCTGCTGCTGACCGGTGCGGCCTTCCTCCTCGCCATCACCGCCGGCGTCGCCATGGGGGCGCTGGCGGCGCGGCGCGTCGGCGGCTGGGGCGACACCATCATCACCATCCTGGCGCTCACCTTCTACGCCACGCCGCTGTTCTGGGTGGGGCTGATGCTGGTGCTGCTGTTCAGCGTGGCGCTGGAATGGCTGCCCTCCTTCGGCATGGCGTCCGTGGGCGTCGAGCTGCATGGCGTCGCCGCGGTGCTGGATGTGGCGAAGCATCTGGTGCTGCCGGGGCTGACGCTCGGCCTGTTCTATGTCGCGGTCTATGCGCGGCTGTCGCGCGCCACCATGCTGGAGGTGGCCGACCAGGATTTCGTCAAGACGGCACGCGCCAAGGGCGTGCCGGAAGGGCGCATCCTGCGCCGCCACATCCTGCGCAACGCGCTGCTGCCGGTGATCACCTTCGCCGGCATCCAGGCTGGGCAGCTGATCGGCGGCTCGATCCTGGTGGAGACGGTCTTCGCCTGGCCGGGCATCGGCAGGCTGGCCTTCGAGGCGCTGCTGGCGCGCGACTACCAGGTGCTGATGGGGGTGTTCTTCTGCACCAGCGTCATGGTGGTGCTGTTCAACCTGATCACGGATCTCCTTTACGCCATCGTCGATCCGCGCGTGGAGGTCGCCCGATGA
- a CDS encoding ABC transporter ATP-binding protein yields the protein MTRLLTVDSLTVALPPGADRPHAVEDLSLHLDAGEILCVVGESGSGKSITANTVMGLLPKGLPVKQGRISFEGEDILGLSAEALRSRRGRRMAMVFQEPMTALNPLMKVGDQIAEALQVHGKGSEAKARVPELLAAVNLPDPAAIARMHPFRLSGGQRQRVMIAMALALEPALLIADEPTTALDVTTQMQILRLIREIQSRKGMGVMFITHDFGVVAEIADRVAVMQRGRIVEQGPAAEILNRPQHPYTRALIAAVPHGAPPERAAIRPAPVLSLQGVTKTYQRGGWFGARATVKAVHDADFTLNKGETLGLVGESGSGKSTLARCVVRLVEPEQGEILFHGKDLRPLSRQGWLPYRRRIQMVFQDPYASLNPRRKVGDAITEGPVTHGVPLAEARERARELLRLVRLDPSAMERYPHEFSGGQRQRIGLARALAMQPELLIADEPVSALDVSVQAQVLELLAEIRQRLGLTMLFITHDLRVAAQICDRIAVMRRGAIVEQGPTSQVFGAPKHEYTRALLDSIPGREWTPPALSESA from the coding sequence ATGACCCGTCTGCTGACCGTCGATTCCCTCACGGTGGCGCTGCCGCCGGGCGCCGACCGGCCGCATGCCGTCGAGGATCTCTCGCTGCATCTCGATGCGGGCGAGATTCTGTGCGTCGTCGGCGAAAGCGGCTCCGGCAAGTCGATCACCGCCAACACGGTGATGGGGCTGCTGCCCAAGGGCCTGCCGGTGAAGCAGGGACGCATCAGTTTCGAGGGCGAGGACATTCTCGGCCTCTCGGCCGAGGCGCTGCGCTCCCGCCGCGGCCGCCGCATGGCCATGGTGTTCCAGGAGCCGATGACGGCGCTGAACCCGCTGATGAAGGTGGGCGACCAGATCGCCGAGGCGCTCCAGGTGCATGGCAAGGGCAGCGAGGCGAAGGCGCGTGTGCCGGAGCTGCTGGCCGCGGTGAATCTGCCCGACCCGGCGGCGATCGCGCGCATGCATCCCTTCCGCCTCTCCGGCGGCCAGCGCCAGCGCGTGATGATCGCCATGGCGCTGGCCCTTGAACCCGCGCTGCTGATCGCCGATGAGCCGACCACCGCGCTCGACGTCACCACGCAGATGCAGATCCTGCGGCTGATCCGCGAGATCCAGTCGCGCAAGGGCATGGGGGTGATGTTCATCACCCATGATTTCGGCGTGGTGGCGGAGATCGCCGACCGCGTGGCCGTGATGCAGCGCGGCCGCATCGTCGAGCAGGGGCCGGCGGCCGAGATCCTGAACCGGCCGCAGCACCCCTATACCCGGGCGCTGATCGCCGCCGTGCCGCATGGCGCGCCGCCCGAACGCGCGGCGATCCGACCGGCGCCGGTGCTGTCGCTGCAGGGTGTCACCAAGACCTATCAGCGCGGCGGCTGGTTCGGCGCGCGCGCGACCGTCAAGGCGGTGCACGACGCCGATTTCACCCTGAACAAGGGCGAGACGCTGGGGCTGGTCGGCGAAAGCGGCTCCGGCAAATCCACGCTCGCCCGCTGCGTGGTGCGTCTCGTCGAACCGGAACAGGGAGAGATCCTGTTCCACGGCAAGGATCTGCGACCGCTCTCGCGCCAGGGCTGGCTGCCCTATCGCCGGCGCATCCAGATGGTGTTCCAGGACCCCTACGCCTCGCTGAACCCGCGCCGCAAGGTGGGGGATGCGATCACCGAAGGCCCGGTCACCCATGGCGTGCCGCTGGCCGAGGCGCGCGAGCGGGCGCGCGAACTGCTGCGCCTGGTGCGGCTCGACCCCTCGGCGATGGAGCGCTACCCGCATGAATTCAGCGGCGGCCAGCGCCAGCGCATCGGCCTGGCCCGCGCGCTCGCCATGCAGCCGGAGCTGCTGATCGCCGATGAGCCGGTCTCGGCGCTCGACGTCTCGGTGCAGGCGCAGGTTCTGGAACTGCTGGCCGAGATCCGCCAGCGCCTCGGCCTGACCATGCTGTTCATCACCCATGATCTGCGGGTGGCGGCGCAGATCTGTGATCGCATAGCGGTTATGCGGCGCGGCGCCATCGTCGAGCAGGGCCCGACTTCGCAGGTGTTTGGCGCGCCGAAGCACGAATACACCCGGGCCCTGCTGGACAGCATCCCCGGACGGGAGTGGACTCCTCCCGCTCTGTCCGAATCCGCCTGA
- a CDS encoding M81 family metallopeptidase gives MRIALGGFLHESHSFAPRSTGWEEFRSPGGFPGFQRGAGLLDTLRPTSVPSAGAIERAAELGATLVPLAWSFANPAGPVTEQAFERISACIIADLADALDAGKLDGVYLDLHGAMVAEGFPDAEGELLRRVRAVVGPDIPVTASLDPHCNLTLRMVEMADALVPFRTYPHVDMKAAGAQAMQLLADRIARGTPFARAFRQAEYWMPLTTQCTMVEPMQGVMATRAELARRPGVAELGFCFGFPYADFADCGVALACYAQDQAAADQAADALLAVLAEREPLFAGSALPAAEGVAKAKQIAASATKPIVLADTQDNPGGGGHGDTTGLLAELVRQQADATLGLINDAESAAACHAAGEGAELELKLGGKSDGVPFEARVKVLRLTDGRFTCTGPMSAGNPADLGPSALIAIGPVKIIIVSRKMQAHDQALFRHIGIEPARENILALKSSVHFRADFQPIAEQVLVVAAPGPVLADPSSLPFQHLRPGLRTRPRAA, from the coding sequence ATGCGCATCGCCCTGGGCGGCTTCCTGCATGAGAGCCATTCCTTCGCCCCGCGTTCGACGGGGTGGGAGGAATTCCGCAGCCCCGGCGGCTTCCCCGGCTTCCAGCGCGGCGCCGGGCTGCTCGACACGCTGCGCCCGACCTCCGTCCCCTCGGCCGGCGCCATCGAGCGCGCCGCCGAGCTCGGCGCCACCCTGGTGCCGCTGGCCTGGAGCTTCGCCAACCCGGCCGGCCCTGTCACCGAACAGGCCTTCGAGCGCATCAGCGCCTGCATCATCGCCGACCTCGCCGACGCGCTGGATGCGGGCAAGCTGGATGGCGTCTATCTCGACCTGCACGGCGCCATGGTGGCGGAGGGCTTCCCGGACGCCGAGGGCGAGCTGCTGCGCCGCGTGCGCGCGGTGGTGGGGCCCGACATCCCCGTCACCGCCAGCCTCGACCCGCATTGCAACCTGACCCTGCGGATGGTGGAGATGGCGGACGCGCTGGTGCCCTTCCGCACCTATCCGCATGTCGACATGAAGGCCGCCGGCGCCCAGGCCATGCAGCTTCTGGCCGACCGCATCGCCCGCGGCACCCCCTTCGCCCGCGCCTTCCGCCAGGCCGAGTACTGGATGCCGCTGACCACGCAATGCACCATGGTCGAGCCGATGCAGGGCGTCATGGCCACCCGCGCCGAGCTGGCGCGGCGCCCGGGCGTCGCCGAGCTCGGCTTCTGCTTCGGCTTCCCCTATGCCGATTTCGCCGATTGCGGCGTGGCGCTGGCCTGCTACGCCCAGGATCAGGCTGCCGCCGACCAGGCCGCCGACGCCCTGCTGGCGGTGCTGGCGGAGCGGGAGCCGCTCTTCGCCGGCAGCGCCCTGCCGGCGGCGGAGGGCGTGGCGAAGGCGAAGCAGATCGCCGCATCCGCCACGAAACCTATCGTGCTGGCCGACACCCAGGACAATCCCGGTGGCGGCGGCCATGGCGACACCACCGGCCTGCTCGCCGAGCTGGTCCGCCAGCAGGCCGACGCCACCCTCGGCCTGATCAACGACGCCGAAAGCGCCGCCGCCTGCCACGCGGCGGGCGAGGGCGCCGAGCTGGAGCTGAAGCTGGGCGGCAAGTCGGATGGCGTGCCCTTCGAGGCACGGGTGAAGGTGCTGCGCCTGACCGATGGCCGCTTCACCTGCACCGGGCCGATGAGCGCGGGCAACCCGGCCGATCTCGGGCCCTCGGCGCTCATCGCCATCGGGCCGGTCAAAATCATCATCGTCAGCCGCAAGATGCAGGCGCATGACCAGGCGCTGTTCCGCCATATCGGCATCGAGCCGGCCCGGGAAAACATCCTGGCGCTGAAGAGCAGCGTGCATTTCCGCGCCGATTTCCAGCCGATCGCGGAGCAGGTGCTGGTCGTCGCGGCGCCAGGGCCGGTGCTGGCCGACCCCTCCTCGCTGCCCTTCCAGCATCTGCGCCCAGGGCTGCGCACGCGGCCGCGCGCCGCATAA
- a CDS encoding ABC transporter permease has protein sequence MREFWRNYRRNRGAVLGLVILALVLALAATAPLLFPGNPWDMAGMPFAPPGEMGMLLGTDSLGRDLAAGIAHGARVSLLVGAVSTVAALAIGVSLGAIAGYLGGLADDLVMRFTEFFQTIPSFVLAILIVAIFTPTLASIVFAIAIVSWPPVARVVRAEFLSLRSREFVQASEVLGKSRLSIVIGDILPNALSPIVVLSSLMVASAILLESALSFLGLGDPNTMSWGFLIGSGRSVIRIAWWMSVFPGIAIFLTVLSLNLVGEGLSDALNPRLARNRGGKP, from the coding sequence ATGAGGGAATTCTGGCGCAACTACCGGCGCAACCGCGGCGCCGTGCTGGGGCTCGTCATCCTGGCGCTGGTGCTGGCCCTCGCCGCCACCGCCCCGCTGCTCTTCCCCGGCAATCCTTGGGACATGGCGGGCATGCCCTTCGCCCCGCCGGGCGAGATGGGCATGCTGCTCGGCACCGACAGCCTGGGCCGCGACCTCGCCGCCGGCATCGCGCATGGCGCGCGGGTTTCTCTTCTGGTGGGCGCTGTCTCGACGGTCGCGGCGCTGGCCATCGGCGTCAGCCTCGGCGCCATCGCCGGCTATCTCGGCGGCCTGGCCGATGATCTGGTGATGCGCTTCACCGAATTCTTCCAGACCATCCCGAGCTTCGTGCTGGCGATCCTGATCGTGGCCATCTTCACCCCGACGCTGGCCTCCATCGTCTTCGCCATCGCCATCGTCTCCTGGCCGCCGGTGGCGCGGGTGGTGCGGGCGGAGTTCCTGTCGCTGCGCTCGCGCGAATTCGTCCAGGCCTCCGAGGTGCTGGGCAAGTCGCGGCTGTCGATCGTCATCGGCGACATTCTGCCCAACGCCCTGTCGCCGATCGTCGTGCTCTCCTCGCTGATGGTGGCCTCGGCCATCCTGCTGGAAAGCGCGCTCTCCTTCCTCGGCCTTGGCGATCCTAACACCATGTCCTGGGGCTTCCTGATCGGCTCCGGCCGCAGCGTCATCCGCATCGCCTGGTGGATGAGCGTGTTTCCGGGCATCGCCATCTTCCTCACCGTGCTGTCGCTGAACCTGGTGGGCGAGGGGCTGTCGGATGCGCTGAACCCGCGCCTGGCGCGCAACCGCGGGGGCAAGCCATGA
- a CDS encoding histone deacetylase family protein: protein MRAFAHPDQSRHAPQFFLQRGQVRPHFEVPARAEALLGALRAMRLSVEAPATVAPEALHAVHDAGYVRFLSEAAAEWAKLPEKGPEVVANMHPSPEMLAQGATLPSAMVGRTGWYTADTACPIGPGSWESILGAASCALAAADAAAEGGSAYALARPPGHHAYAARAGGHCYVNNSALAVERLRQKGASRIAVIDIDAHHGNGTQGIFWERGDVLTISVHGDPAGYYPWYVGYAGETGAGAGEGANLNLPLPQGTADSAWLEAVSQAAARARAFGAEALVVPLGFDASDQEPLSFLKVTADGFARAAGHLSALGLPTVIVQEGGYNTEVIGTLLQRFIEAWGR from the coding sequence ATGCGAGCCTTTGCCCATCCCGACCAGTCGCGGCACGCGCCGCAATTCTTCCTCCAGCGCGGCCAGGTGCGCCCGCATTTCGAGGTGCCGGCGCGCGCCGAGGCGCTGCTCGGCGCGCTGCGGGCGATGCGCCTGAGCGTCGAGGCGCCGGCGACCGTGGCGCCCGAGGCGCTGCACGCCGTGCATGATGCCGGCTATGTCCGCTTCCTGTCCGAGGCGGCGGCCGAATGGGCGAAGCTGCCGGAGAAGGGGCCGGAGGTGGTGGCCAACATGCACCCCTCGCCCGAGATGCTGGCCCAGGGCGCGACGCTGCCCAGCGCCATGGTCGGCCGCACCGGCTGGTACACCGCCGACACCGCCTGCCCGATCGGGCCGGGCAGCTGGGAATCGATCCTGGGCGCGGCGAGCTGCGCGCTGGCGGCGGCGGATGCCGCGGCCGAGGGCGGCTCGGCCTATGCGCTGGCGCGCCCGCCCGGCCACCACGCCTATGCCGCCCGCGCCGGCGGGCATTGCTATGTCAACAACAGCGCCCTGGCCGTCGAGCGGCTGCGCCAGAAGGGCGCGTCGCGAATCGCCGTCATCGACATCGACGCGCATCACGGCAACGGCACCCAGGGCATCTTCTGGGAGCGCGGCGATGTGCTCACCATCTCCGTGCATGGCGACCCGGCGGGCTACTACCCCTGGTATGTCGGCTATGCCGGCGAGACCGGGGCGGGCGCCGGCGAAGGCGCCAATCTGAACCTGCCGCTGCCGCAGGGCACCGCGGATTCCGCCTGGCTGGAGGCGGTGTCGCAGGCCGCCGCCCGCGCCCGGGCCTTCGGCGCCGAGGCGCTGGTGGTGCCGCTCGGCTTCGATGCCTCGGACCAGGAGCCGCTGAGCTTCCTGAAGGTCACCGCCGACGGCTTCGCCCGCGCCGCCGGGCATCTCTCGGCGCTCGGCCTGCCCACGGTGATCGTGCAGGAGGGCGGCTACAACACCGAGGTGATCGGCACGCTGCTGCAGCGCTTCATCGAAGCCTGGGGCCGCTGA
- a CDS encoding Zn-dependent hydrolase: MSVPSNLPVSGARLWDSLMRMARIGGTAKGGCNRQTLTELDGEGRALLQSWAEAIGCRVTTDRVGNMVIRREGRDPSRPAIAMGSHLDTQPTGGKFDGVLGVLAGLEVLRALHESGIETEAPVVLINWTNEEGARFSPPMMGSGVAMGLFTEEEVLAKTDPAGAVFGEELRRIGWQGEADPAALQSLGAYFELHIEQGPLLEQAGIPVGVVDRALGQLWLDVTVEGEDFHAGGAMGPRRDAMVGAAMLVQAVEEIALSAGGDGRGTVGRLLVTPDSRNVVPSRVWFSVDFRHGDPDALAAMGRALEQRAAALAAKRGLSIRVEPFWEFPLTPFDPTLVEALRQAARGRGLEFQEMPTGIGHDAVYVARRLPTAMIFVPCEGGISHNEAEAITPEWAEAGLVVLADAVLATAGRATGGE, translated from the coding sequence ATGAGCGTCCCCAGCAATCTTCCGGTCTCCGGCGCCAGGCTGTGGGACAGCCTGATGCGGATGGCGCGCATCGGCGGCACGGCGAAGGGCGGCTGCAACCGCCAGACCCTGACCGAGCTCGATGGCGAGGGCCGCGCCCTGCTGCAATCCTGGGCCGAGGCGATCGGCTGCCGCGTCACCACCGACCGCGTCGGCAACATGGTGATCAGGCGCGAGGGCAGGGATCCTTCCAGACCCGCCATCGCCATGGGCAGCCATCTCGACACCCAGCCGACGGGCGGAAAATTCGACGGCGTGCTGGGTGTGCTGGCCGGGCTCGAGGTGCTGCGCGCTTTGCATGAATCCGGCATCGAGACCGAGGCGCCGGTGGTCCTGATCAACTGGACCAATGAGGAAGGCGCCCGCTTCTCGCCGCCCATGATGGGCAGCGGCGTTGCCATGGGCCTCTTCACCGAGGAAGAGGTGCTGGCCAAGACCGACCCCGCCGGCGCCGTCTTCGGCGAGGAGCTGCGCCGCATCGGCTGGCAGGGCGAGGCCGACCCCGCCGCCCTGCAATCCCTCGGCGCCTATTTCGAGCTGCATATCGAGCAGGGGCCGCTGCTGGAGCAGGCCGGCATCCCGGTGGGCGTGGTGGACCGCGCCCTCGGCCAGCTCTGGCTCGACGTCACCGTCGAGGGCGAGGATTTCCACGCCGGCGGCGCCATGGGCCCGCGGCGCGACGCCATGGTCGGCGCCGCCATGCTGGTGCAGGCGGTGGAGGAGATCGCGCTCTCCGCCGGCGGCGATGGCCGCGGCACGGTGGGCCGGCTGCTGGTCACGCCCGACAGTCGCAACGTCGTGCCCAGCCGGGTCTGGTTCAGCGTCGATTTCCGCCATGGCGACCCTGACGCCCTGGCCGCCATGGGCCGCGCCCTGGAACAGCGCGCGGCGGCGCTGGCGGCGAAGCGGGGACTTTCCATCCGCGTCGAGCCCTTCTGGGAATTCCCGCTGACCCCCTTCGACCCGACCCTGGTCGAGGCGCTGCGCCAGGCCGCGCGCGGCCGTGGCCTGGAGTTCCAGGAGATGCCGACCGGCATCGGCCACGACGCTGTCTATGTCGCCCGCCGCCTGCCGACGGCGATGATCTTCGTCCCCTGCGAAGGGGGCATCAGCCACAACGAGGCCGAGGCCATCACGCCCGAATGGGCCGAGGCCGGGCTGGTGGTGCTGGCCGATGCGGTGCTGGCCACCGCCGGCCGCGCCACGGGAGGAGAGTGA